In Rutidosis leptorrhynchoides isolate AG116_Rl617_1_P2 chromosome 2, CSIRO_AGI_Rlap_v1, whole genome shotgun sequence, one genomic interval encodes:
- the LOC139887752 gene encoding pathogenesis-related homeodomain protein-like: QSLVHKLHFLFRYISLHICVYASVSIDVHFLPCAASDHRRNQSKSITTESSTKRSRKLKPVDLLTNSKKKDYKCYDENEKCQKGDDTSEKFKRRRERKRKRANKKVEVDEASKLQRRTRYLLIKMKMQQNLLDAYSTEGWKGQSREKIKPERELQRAMKQILKCKLGLRDALRELDLLSSDGCIDKSVIAPDGSIHHDNIHCAKCKLREAFPDNDIILCDGTCNCAFHQMCIDPPLLTENIPPGDQGWFCKYCICKTEIIDSMNAHLGTSYRHDCNWQEIFKVEASLPDGGDTLLNQEEWPSDDSGDDDYDPDRIEKSVNSCSNSGVCTENESSVDDVSSSCSLPSLDEEVFDDESRKSSGNMGLESNSNFICRGSGSGSDCDVLSGRRQHRSVDYRKLYDEMFGKDALANEVSEDEDWGPTNRKRREKESDAATTLMTLCVTEDQTVKDVACTSNIDSNSLSKETKRSFFRIPPEAVEKLRLVFAKNQLPSRAVKEDLSKQLGLDLEKVSKWFKNARYLSLKTKKTGEDMPAENDGTLITKEFGSEQMNNKVVNEKESQSEPAKSEKAVYETLSDNMPTNVAHTPIFTNRFNKRKTVRSTTRTAKQKHDNEELHVLTSTDKVDDDVDLEEDTMGPKMLEVNTENERNIAVVIGGTSESDDQAAAEAQMEKLCFLKTKLENLQQTILLRTPNRKVKTTAPTINHNDIVFIPVAHLKEKP, encoded by the exons CAATCGCTTGTCCATAAACTTCATTTCCTTTTCCGATATATATCATTACATATATGTGTGTATGCGTCTGTATCTATAGATGTGCATTTCCTGCCTTGTGCCGCTTCAGATCATCGTCGTAATCAG TCAAAAAGCATCACAACGGAGTCATCTACAAAGAGATCAAGAAAATTAAAACCTGTTGACCTCTTAACCAACAGCAAGAAGAAAGATTATAAGT GTTATGATGAAAACGAAAAATGTCAAAAGGGGGATGATACTTCTGAGAAGTTTAAGCGAAGGAGAGAGCGGAAGCGAAAACGGGCAAACAAGAAAGTTGAGGTTGATGAAGCTTCCAAACTGCAAAGGCGGACAAGGTATCTTCTCATTAAAATGAAAATGCAACAGAATCTTCTAGATGCGTACTCAACCGAAGGCTGGAAAGGTCAGAG TCGGGAAAAAATTAAGCCAGAAAGAGAACTTCAAAGAGCCATGAAGCAGATACTGAAATGTAAACTTGGACTCCGTGATGCGTTACGAGAGCTGGATTTACTTAGCTCAGATGGATGTATTGATAAATCTGTAATAGCTCCAGATGGGTCTATACATCATGATAAT ATACATTGTGCCAAATGTAAGCTGAGAGAGGCATTTCCTGATAATGACATCATACTGTGTGACGGGACGTGCAATTGTGCTTTTCATCAAATGTGTATTGATCCTCCTCTTCTAACTGAAAACA TTCCCCCAGGAGACCAAGGttggttttgtaaatattgcatttgtAAAACTGAAATTATAGACTCAATGAATGCACACCTCGGAACAAGCTATCGCCATGACTGCAATTGGCAG gagattttcAAGGTTGAAGCTTCATTACCTGATGGTGGGGATACTCTACTCAATCAAGAAGAATGGCCGTCAGATGACTCCGGCGATGACGATTATGATCCCGACAGAATCGAAAAAAGTGTAAATAGTTGCAGCAATAGTGGAGTTTGCACTGAAAATGAATCATCGGTAGATGATGTCAGCAGTAGCTGCAGTTTACCTTCACTGGATGAAGAAGTTTTTGATGATGAATCTAGGAAATCAAGTGGAAATATGGGTCTTGAAAGCAACTCCAATTTTATTTGTCGGGGTTCGGGTTCTGGTTCTGATTGTGATGTTTTAAGTGGTCGTCGACAACATCGATCGGTTGATTATAGGAAGCTTTATGAT GAAATGTTTGGAAAAGATGCTCTTGCTAACGAAGTAAGCGAAGATGAAGACTGGGGGCCCACTAACAGAAAACGGAGAGAAAAAGAGTCTGATGCAGCTACTACTCTAATGACTCTCTGTGTAACTGAGGATCAAACTGTAAAAGACGTCGCTTGCACTTCCAACATTGACTCAAACTCGCTTTCCAAAGAAACCAAACGATCATTTTTCAGGATCCCGCCTGAAGCTGTTGAG AAGCTTCGGCTTGTTTTTGCAAAGAATCAACTCCCCTCTCGAGCTGTTAAAGAAGACCTTTCCAAGCAATTAGGTCTTGACCTGGAGAAG GTGAGCAAGTGGTTTAAGAATGCACGCTACCTATCTCTTAAAACCAAAAAG ACAGGGGAAGATATGCCCGCCGAAAATGATGGTACTTTGATAACAAAAGAATTTGGATCAGAACAAATGAACAATAAAGTTGTTAATGAGAAAGAATCTCAATCAGAACCAGCAAAGAGTGAAAAAGCTGTTTATGAGACACTATCAGATAATATGCCCACAAATGTCGCCCATACGCCAATCTTTACAAATAGATTCAATAAAAGAAAGACTGTTAGGTCAACAACCAGAACTGCAAAACAGAAGCATGATAATGAGGAGTTACATGTTTTAACATCAACTGACAAG GTCGATGATGACGTGGATCTTGAAGAAGATACAATGGGCCCGAAAATGTTAGAAGTGAACACAGAAAATGAACGGAACATAGCTGTTGTCATTGGTGGCACCAGTGAAAGTGATGATCAAGCTGCTGCAGAAGCTCAAATGGAGAAACTTTGTTTTCTTAAAACGAAGTTGGAAAATCTACAGCAAACAATACTCTTAAGAACACCAAACCGAAAAGTTAAAACCACAGCACCAACAATTAATCACAACGACATTGTATTCATCCCGGTTGCTCACCTTAAGGAGAAACCCTAA